From Pseudomonas sp. B21-028, one genomic window encodes:
- a CDS encoding tRNA-(ms[2]io[6]A)-hydroxylase, whose amino-acid sequence MILPEIHEFLGCRTPDAWVQAALADQDTLLIDHKNCEFKAASTALSLIAKYHSHVDLINMMSRLAREELVHHEQVMRLMKKRKIGLRQLSAGRYASGLRKVVRSHEPVKLVDTLVVGAFIEARSCERFEALVPHLDEELGKFYFGLLKSEARHFQGYLKLAYQYGDARDIAQVIDKVREAERDLIESPDMEFRFHSGVPAL is encoded by the coding sequence ATGATCCTTCCCGAAATCCACGAATTCCTTGGCTGCCGCACCCCCGACGCCTGGGTCCAGGCTGCGTTGGCCGATCAGGACACGTTGCTGATCGACCACAAGAACTGTGAGTTCAAGGCCGCGAGCACCGCCCTGAGCCTGATCGCCAAGTACCATTCCCATGTCGATCTGATCAACATGATGTCGCGTCTGGCCCGGGAAGAGCTGGTGCACCATGAGCAAGTCATGCGCCTGATGAAAAAGCGCAAGATCGGCTTGCGCCAGCTCTCCGCCGGGCGTTATGCCTCGGGCCTGCGCAAGGTGGTGCGCAGCCATGAGCCGGTCAAGCTGGTGGATACCCTGGTGGTCGGTGCGTTCATTGAGGCCCGCAGTTGCGAGCGTTTCGAGGCGTTGGTGCCGCATCTGGACGAAGAACTGGGCAAGTTCTATTTCGGCCTGCTGAAAAGCGAGGCCCGGCATTTCCAGGGTTACCTGAAGCTGGCCTACCAGTATGGCGATGCCAGGGACATCGCCCAGGTGATCGACAAGGTGCGTGAGGCCGAGCGGGACCTGATCGAGTCGCCGGATATGGAATTTCGGTTTCACAGTGGGGTACCGGCGCTTTAG
- the acnB gene encoding bifunctional aconitate hydratase 2/2-methylisocitrate dehydratase, translated as MLEAYRKHIEERAALGIVPQPLNAEQTAGLVELLKNPPAGEEAFLVDLITNRVPPGVDEAAYVKAGFLSALAKGEVQSPLLDKKRAVELLGTMQGGYNIVTLVDLLDNAELAPVAAEELKHTLLMFDAFHDVAEKAKNGNVHAKAVLQSWADGEWFKKRPVLADKISLRVFKVTGETNTDDLSPAPDAWSRPDIPLHALAMLKMARDGIVPDEQGKTGPMKQIEEMRGQGFPIAYVGDVVGTGSSRKSATNSVLWFFGDDIPYVPNKRAGGFCFGSKIAPIFYNTMEDAGALPIEFDVSNMNMGDVIDLYPHAGKVCKHGTDEVITTFEMKTPVLLDEVRAGGRIPLIIGRGLTEKARAELGLPPFDLFKKPEAPAESTKGFTLAQKMVGKACGLAEGQGVRPGTYCEPKMTTVGSQDTTGPMTRDELKDLACLGFSADLVMQSFCHTAAYPKPIDVTTHHTLPDFIMTRGGVSLRPGDGIIHSWLNRMLLPDTVGTGGDSHTRFPMGISFPAGSGLVAFAAATGVMPLDMPESILVRFKGKMKPGITLRDLVHAIPYFAIQNGLLTVEKKGKKNAFSGRILEIEGLEGLTLEQAFELSDASAERSAAGCTIKLSKESITEYLQSNITLLRWMIGEGYGDARTLERRAQAMEAWIANPELMEADADAEYAEVIEIDLANISEPVLCAPNDPDDARLLSSVAGEKIDEVFIGSCMTNIGHFRAAGKLLDQVKGQLPTRLWLSPPTKMDAHQLTEEGYYGIYGKAGARMEMPGCSLCMGNQARVEPNSTVVSTSTRNFPNRLGDGANVYLASAELASVASILGRLPTVEEYMEYAGKIDSMAADVYRYLSFDQIAEFREAAANANIPVVQA; from the coding sequence GTGCTTGAAGCCTACCGCAAACATATCGAAGAGCGTGCAGCACTGGGTATCGTTCCCCAGCCGCTCAACGCCGAACAAACCGCAGGCCTGGTCGAGCTGCTGAAGAATCCCCCGGCTGGCGAAGAAGCTTTCCTCGTTGACCTGATCACCAATCGCGTTCCACCGGGAGTCGACGAAGCCGCCTACGTCAAGGCCGGTTTCCTTTCCGCCCTGGCCAAGGGCGAAGTCCAATCCCCTCTGCTGGACAAGAAGCGCGCCGTTGAACTGCTCGGCACCATGCAGGGCGGCTACAACATCGTGACGCTGGTGGATCTGCTGGACAACGCCGAGCTGGCGCCAGTGGCCGCCGAAGAACTCAAGCACACCCTGTTGATGTTCGATGCCTTCCACGACGTGGCTGAAAAAGCCAAGAACGGCAACGTCCACGCCAAGGCCGTGCTGCAATCCTGGGCCGACGGCGAGTGGTTCAAGAAGCGTCCGGTACTGGCCGACAAGATCAGCCTGCGGGTCTTCAAAGTCACCGGCGAAACCAACACCGACGACCTGTCCCCTGCCCCGGACGCCTGGTCGCGCCCTGACATCCCGCTGCACGCCCTGGCCATGCTGAAAATGGCCCGTGACGGCATCGTTCCGGACGAGCAAGGCAAGACCGGCCCGATGAAGCAGATCGAAGAAATGCGCGGTCAGGGTTTCCCGATCGCCTACGTCGGTGACGTGGTCGGTACCGGTTCCTCGCGTAAATCCGCCACCAACTCGGTGCTGTGGTTCTTCGGCGACGACATTCCATACGTGCCGAACAAGCGTGCTGGTGGTTTCTGCTTCGGCAGCAAGATCGCCCCGATCTTCTACAACACCATGGAAGACGCCGGCGCCCTGCCGATCGAATTCGATGTGTCGAACATGAACATGGGCGACGTGATCGACCTGTACCCGCATGCCGGCAAGGTCTGCAAGCACGGTACCGACGAAGTCATCACCACCTTCGAAATGAAGACCCCGGTCCTGTTGGACGAAGTCCGCGCCGGCGGCCGTATTCCGCTGATCATCGGCCGCGGCCTGACCGAGAAGGCACGTGCCGAGCTTGGTCTGCCACCGTTCGACCTGTTCAAGAAGCCTGAAGCGCCGGCTGAAAGCACCAAGGGTTTCACCCTGGCGCAGAAAATGGTCGGCAAGGCGTGCGGTCTGGCAGAAGGCCAGGGCGTGCGTCCTGGCACCTACTGCGAACCGAAAATGACCACCGTGGGTTCCCAGGACACCACCGGTCCGATGACCCGTGACGAGCTGAAAGACCTGGCATGCCTGGGCTTCTCCGCTGACCTGGTGATGCAGTCGTTCTGCCACACCGCGGCATATCCAAAGCCGATCGACGTGACCACCCACCACACCCTGCCTGACTTCATCATGACCCGTGGCGGCGTTTCCCTGCGTCCGGGCGACGGCATCATCCACTCGTGGCTGAACCGCATGCTGCTGCCAGACACCGTCGGTACCGGTGGCGACTCCCACACCCGTTTCCCGATGGGCATCTCGTTCCCGGCCGGTTCCGGCCTGGTGGCGTTCGCCGCCGCCACCGGCGTCATGCCGCTGGACATGCCGGAATCGATCCTGGTGCGCTTCAAAGGCAAGATGAAGCCTGGCATCACCCTGCGTGACCTGGTTCATGCCATTCCTTACTTCGCCATCCAGAACGGCCTGCTGACTGTCGAGAAGAAAGGCAAGAAAAACGCCTTCTCCGGCCGCATCCTGGAAATCGAAGGCCTGGAAGGCCTGACGCTGGAACAGGCTTTCGAACTGTCCGACGCGTCGGCCGAACGTTCGGCTGCCGGTTGCACCATCAAGCTGTCGAAAGAGTCGATCACCGAGTACCTGCAATCGAACATCACCCTGCTGCGCTGGATGATCGGCGAAGGCTACGGTGATGCCCGTACCCTGGAACGTCGTGCCCAAGCGATGGAAGCCTGGATCGCCAACCCTGAGCTGATGGAAGCCGATGCCGACGCCGAATACGCCGAAGTCATCGAAATCGATCTGGCCAACATCAGCGAGCCTGTGCTCTGCGCCCCGAACGACCCGGACGACGCCCGTCTGCTCTCCAGCGTGGCTGGCGAGAAGATCGACGAAGTGTTCATCGGTTCGTGCATGACCAACATCGGTCACTTCCGCGCTGCCGGCAAGTTGCTGGATCAGGTCAAGGGTCAGCTGCCAACCCGTCTGTGGCTGTCGCCGCCGACCAAGATGGACGCTCACCAACTGACCGAAGAAGGCTACTACGGCATCTACGGCAAGGCCGGCGCACGCATGGAAATGCCAGGCTGCTCGCTGTGCATGGGTAACCAGGCACGCGTGGAGCCGAACAGCACCGTGGTGTCGACCTCGACCCGTAACTTCCCGAACCGTCTGGGCGACGGCGCGAATGTCTACCTGGCCTCGGCCGAGCTGGCATCCGTTGCGTCGATCCTGGGTCGCCTGCCGACCGTCGAGGAGTACATGGAATACGCCGGCAAGATCGACAGCATGGCAGCGGACGTGTACCGCTACCTGAGCTTCGACCAGATCGCCGAGTTCCGTGAAGCGGCTGCAAACGCCAACATCCCGGTCGTTCAAGCCTAA
- a CDS encoding GFA family protein, whose amino-acid sequence MQLEGSCHCGEVSFSLTCAHPYPYQRCYCSICRKTQGGGGFAINLGGDARSLKVRGRRHISIYHARLKNEGDKRAHRSSAERHFCSLCGSGLWLFSPEWPELIHPFASAIDTPLPVPPEHTHLMLGSKAPWVEVEAHPDDQRFEVYPEESIAQWHERLGLTA is encoded by the coding sequence ATGCAGCTCGAAGGTTCCTGCCATTGCGGCGAGGTGTCATTCAGCCTGACCTGTGCCCACCCCTACCCTTATCAACGCTGCTACTGCTCGATCTGTCGCAAGACCCAGGGCGGCGGCGGCTTCGCGATCAACCTGGGCGGCGATGCCCGCAGCCTCAAGGTGCGCGGTCGCCGGCACATCTCGATCTACCATGCGCGGCTCAAGAACGAAGGCGATAAACGCGCCCACCGCAGCAGTGCCGAACGGCATTTCTGCTCCCTTTGCGGCTCGGGTTTGTGGCTGTTCAGCCCCGAATGGCCGGAGCTGATTCACCCTTTCGCCTCGGCCATCGACACGCCGCTGCCGGTTCCGCCGGAACACACCCACCTGATGCTCGGCTCCAAGGCACCCTGGGTGGAAGTCGAAGCACATCCGGACGACCAGCGGTTCGAGGTTTATCCCGAGGAGTCCATTGCCCAGTGGCATGAGCGCCTGGGGTTAACGGCTTAA
- a CDS encoding DUF1289 domain-containing protein yields MPNQLIKTPCVGLCSTVYGDLVCRGCKRFHHEVIHWNGYNEDEKRAVWMRLEQLLVQVMVAKLEVFDAGLLREQLVARQIRFVAHQSEYCWAYQLIARGARVINNLEAYGMVLLPEFRDWELPDLRDAIDREFFLLSEAHYQRYIAPGFLKDAMGR; encoded by the coding sequence ATGCCCAACCAGCTCATCAAGACCCCCTGCGTCGGCCTTTGCTCCACTGTCTACGGTGACCTGGTATGCCGTGGCTGCAAGCGCTTCCACCACGAGGTGATTCACTGGAACGGCTACAACGAGGACGAGAAACGCGCGGTGTGGATGCGTCTTGAGCAACTGCTGGTGCAAGTCATGGTGGCGAAACTCGAGGTGTTCGACGCCGGGTTGTTGCGCGAGCAACTGGTGGCGCGCCAGATCCGCTTCGTGGCACACCAGTCGGAGTATTGCTGGGCCTACCAGTTGATCGCCCGGGGCGCCCGGGTGATCAACAACCTCGAAGCCTACGGCATGGTGCTGCTGCCGGAATTCCGAGACTGGGAGCTGCCGGACCTGCGCGATGCCATCGATCGGGAATTTTTCCTGCTGTCCGAAGCCCATTACCAGCGCTACATCGCGCCGGGGTTCCTGAAGGATGCGATGGGGCGGTGA
- a CDS encoding universal stress protein: protein MQAIRSILVVIDPEHSESLALKRAKLIAGVTQAHLHLLVCDKKHDHAGMLGVLKAALLADGYSVTTEQAWNESLYETIIDVQQAEGCGLVIKQHFPDSPLKKALLTPTDWKLLRHCPTPVLLVKTAGSWQDKVILAAVDVGNADGEHRHLHTTIIDHGYDIARLAKAHLHVISAHPSPMLSAADPTFQLKETIEARYRDQCRSFQAEFDIDDQHLHIEEGPADVLIPFMAHKLQAAVTVIGTVARSGLSGVLIGNTAEAVLDTLESDVLVLKPQEVEDHLVELAVKS, encoded by the coding sequence ATGCAAGCCATTCGCAGTATCCTGGTGGTCATCGACCCCGAACACTCGGAAAGCCTGGCGCTCAAACGCGCCAAGTTGATCGCCGGCGTGACCCAGGCCCACCTGCACCTGCTGGTGTGCGACAAGAAGCACGACCATGCCGGCATGCTCGGCGTGCTGAAGGCCGCATTGCTGGCAGACGGCTACAGCGTGACCACCGAACAGGCCTGGAACGAAAGCCTCTACGAAACCATCATCGACGTGCAGCAGGCCGAAGGTTGCGGGCTGGTGATCAAGCAGCATTTCCCGGACAGTCCGCTGAAGAAAGCCCTGCTGACGCCAACGGACTGGAAACTGCTGCGCCATTGCCCGACCCCGGTATTGCTGGTGAAAACCGCAGGTTCCTGGCAGGACAAAGTGATCCTGGCCGCCGTTGACGTGGGCAACGCCGACGGTGAGCACCGGCACCTGCATACCACCATCATCGACCACGGCTATGACATCGCTCGCCTCGCCAAAGCCCACCTGCATGTCATCAGCGCCCACCCTTCGCCGATGCTCTCGGCGGCCGATCCGACGTTCCAGCTCAAGGAAACCATCGAGGCCCGCTATCGCGATCAGTGCCGCTCGTTCCAGGCGGAGTTCGACATCGATGACCAGCACCTGCACATCGAGGAAGGCCCGGCGGACGTACTGATCCCGTTCATGGCGCACAAACTGCAAGCGGCCGTGACCGTGATCGGCACCGTGGCCCGTTCCGGGCTGTCAGGGGTGCTGATCGGCAATACCGCCGAAGCGGTGCTCGATACCCTGGAAAGCGATGTACTGGTGCTCAAGCCGCAGGAGGTGGAGGATCACTTGGTGGAGTTGGCGGTAAAGAGCTGA